The genomic window TTCGGATGGCCGCTTCTTCCCGGAGGATTTCCATCCATGAGCTGTGGTGCCGCTCACGCTGCTGCCggttctcctcttcctcattcaCGTCTGACACGCCCCGCCTTCTTCGTCTCTTCCCTGgggaaaaaagatttaataagTATTAAAGCACAGctacagtgatttaaaaacaactatATATCTGAATATGAGTAGTTTATCACTACTAGACATAATAAAATGCTAACAGTGATTGACAGGGGAATGGAGCTAGAAATTTTGATTTCTAAACTCCTTTGGTTGCTTATATCATACATTGTATGATATAATATCTGATACAAGTTAAAATCAATGGATAAAAAGGTGaatatgtctttatttttgacagtGCCACTTTCCAAACGGAAGCCACAGCTCATAACAGTTTAAAGAGCTGATatctgtgtttgtctgtttttaaaatcacattatcCACAGGATAATGAAATGCAAAACTAATAGCTTGTGGTGATAAGGATGTCTAATAATGTCTTCCATCAAAGCAGACAGATGAACCGTGCTCACCGGAGCGGCGGCGCTGGCTGGACGGCAGCGGTGTCCAGCCAGCGCTGGGAGGAGAGTCTGAGGAAGTAGAGGTGCTGGAAGAGCTGGGAACCGAAAGAAATGACGGGAAATCCTCCGCATTGGTTTCAGTCTCTGCACCACGGGGGAGAGATCCTGTGCAGAAAGCAAACCAGTTAAATACAATTCACTCTGATTTAAGGACGCAGAGCTCAGTTCAAGCTCAACAACCTGTTGTTTTACCGTGTTAATCCAGCTTTGATTGACTTCCGTTTACAGTTATTGAAATTATACGagttaaaatacaagaaaattacTCAAGTCAGAGTAAAAAGGTGTTTGGTAAAacgtctactcaagtactgagcaACTGATGAAATTATCAgtcatttgatatttaaaaatgacatcagatGGACCGAGTTAGGTGGACATTTTGGTATTCTAAGGACCAAAATGCGGTAACACATATAACAAAATCAGGCCaaaaaatttttccaaatcagattctttcagtaaaaacttctgaaactttaacatttgtttttccttcagtgggtagaaaatccagaaattttactcaagagtagaaaatacttcataataaaaatactctaGTAAACGTAAACAGTACAtggtagtaaaaatactcctaaagtaagaaatttttttcaaagaagttaCTAAAGTCCATGTAATTgggtaaatgtaactagttactaacCAACCTTTATATGGATACAGAGATGAATAAAACCTTACCATTGCAGATGTCCTCCAGCAGAGAGGTGTCGCTGTCCACGCTTTCCTCCCCTCCACGACTTGCAGGGCGATGGCCATGAATATCGTCCATAAGGTCGAACCGCTGCCTCGGGTTTTGGTTGGACCCGCCCTGCCCGTTGTCgtctttcatgtttttgtagTCGCTTTTTAGCTTTTCCACCTTTTCCCAGCACTGTTGGGATGTTCTGTGATATCCGGAGCCGGTCATCCTTTCCGCTACATTTTCGTTTCCAGTCGCTCCGTCTAGCTGGTGTTGAATGTTGCAGTCCTCAATAATTGACAGAAAAGTCTCCACCTCATCGCTGCCCGGATTACACGTAGGTTGGAACGACTCCATTgctactctctctctctctctctctctcttcttgcTACGAGTTTGAGAAAAGgccgtttttcttctttatgctTGGATCTGACCACGCCCATGACCAATCAGTGAAGAGGTGTAAAGCTTGCAACCCCCCCATTCAGCCCCTATTCAGAGCAGGGACCGAAAAAAATCAAGAACCGCGCTGGAAAAAACGGCAGCGGAACCGGGTCCAGGAGAGCCAGTGGAAAAGAGGCAACATACTCAAGTTCTGTCCCTTCAGTTTAGGAAATTGAAAAGccaaatgcaattaaaaaagttttcacatgTAAACCCAAACGACACACTCAAGTCAGTCATAAAGACAAACCTAAATTGAAAATGAAGCCAGTTTTCTGCCTGGCCATGGACATAGCATGTCTTCCGCCACTGCAGCATCCCCGTTGGGGCAGAGGGAAGAAATGCCCGAACAGAACAAGCAAAAGGgtaaagcaacacaaagcatGGAGTGTAATAAATATATGGGTGTTAAAGAACATGAAATCAACCGTTGAAACAGCAACAATTTAATTCAGGTCATTACCAGAAAAACgattacaatgtttttttttttttataataccACTCAGCCTGCACTAATGGCCATCCCGGCGCGCAGTCTTTCTTCTCAGCgctcgctatgaagccatgtagcgatagctagcaaaactactactaccCCTGCACACACCACGAACTCTAACTAACACGCTTATagtctaaaaaaaacccatcgaAACACTCTNNNNNNNNNNNNNNNNNNNNNNNNNNNNNNNNNNNNNNNNNNNNNNNNNNNNNNNNNNNNNNNNNNNNNNNNNNNNNNNNNNNNNNNNNNNNNNNNNNNNNNNNNNNNNNNNNNNNNNNNNNNNNNNNNNNNNNNNNNNNNNNNNNNNNNNNNNNNNNNNNNNNNNNNNNNNNNNNNNNNNNNNNNNNNNNNNNNNNNNNNNNNNNNNNNNNNNNNNNNNNNNNNNNNNNNNNNNNNNNNNNNNNNNNNNNNNNNNNNNNNNNNNNNNNNNNNNNNNNNNNNNNNNNNNNNNNNNNNNNNNNNNNNNNNNNNNNNNNNNNNNNNNNNNNNNNNNNNNNNNNNNNNNNNNNNNNNNNNNNNNNNNNNNNNNNNNNNNNNNNNNNNNNNNNNNNNNNNNNNNNNNNNNNNNNNNNNNNNNNNNNNNNNNNNNNNNNNNNNNNNNNNNNNNNNNNNNNNNNNNNNNNNNNNNNNNNNNNNNNNNNNNNNNNNNNNNNNNNNNNNNNNNNNNNNNNNNNNNNNNNNNNNNNNNNNNNNNNNNNNNNNNNNNNNNNNNNNNNNNNNNNNNNNNNNNNNNNNNNNNNNNNNNNNNNNNNNNNNNNNNNNNNNNNNNNNNNNNNNNNNNNNNNNNNNNNNNNNNNNNNNNNNNNNNNNNNNNNNNNNNNNNNNNNNNNNNNNNNNNNNNNNNNNNNNNNNNNNNNNNNNNNNNNNNNNNNNNNNNNNNNNNNNNNNNNNNNNNNNNNNNNNNNNNNNNNNNNNNNNNNNNNNNNNNNNNNNNNNNNNNNNNNNNNNNNNNNNNNNNNNNNNNNNNNNNNNNNNNNNNNNNNNNNNNNNNNNNNNNNNNNNNNNNNNNNNNNNNNNNNNNNNNNNNNNNNNNNNNNNNNNNNNNNNNNNNNNNNNNNNNNNNNNNNNNNNNNNNNNNNNNNNNNNNNNNNNNNNNNNNNNNNNNNNNNNNNNNNNNNNNNNNNNNNNNNNNNNNNNNNNNNNNNNNNNNNNNNNNNNNNNNNNNNNNNNNNNNNNNNNNNNNNNNNNNNNNNNNNNNNNNNNNNNNNNNNNNNNNNNNNNNNNNNNNNNNNNNNNNNNNNNNNNNNNNNNNNNNNNNNNNNNNNNNNNNNNNNNNNNNNNNNNNNNNNNNNNNNNNNNNNNNNNNNNNNNNNNNNNNNNNNNNNNNNNNNNNNNNNNNNNNNNNNNNNNNNNNNNNNNNNNNNNNNNNNNNNNNNNNNNNNNNNNNNNNNNNNNNNNNNNNNNNNNNNNNNNNNNNNNNNNNNNNNNNNNNNNNNNNNNNNNNNNNNNNNNNNNNNNNNNNNNNNNNNNNNNNNNNNNNNNNNNNNNNNNNNNNNNNNNNNNNNNNNNNNNNNNNNNNNNNNNNNNNNNNNNNNNNNNNNNNNNNNNNNNNNNNNNNNNNNNNNNNNNNNNNNNNNNNNNNNNNNNNNNNNNNNNNNNNNNNNNNNNNNNNNNNNNNNNNNNNNNNNNNNNNNNNNNNNNNNNNNNNNNNNNNNNNNNNNNNNNNNNNNNNNNNNNNNNNNNNNNNNNNNNNNNNNNNNNNNNNNNNNNNNNNNNNNNNNNNNNNNNNNNNNNNNNNNNNNNNNNNNNNNNNNNNNNNNNNNNNNNNNNNNNNNNNNNNNNNNNNNNNNNNNNNNNNNNNNNNNNNNNNNNNNNNNNNNNNNNNNNNNNNNNNNNNNNNNNNNNNNNNNNNNNNNNNNNNNNNNNNNNNNNNNNNNNNNNNNNNNNNNNNNNNNNNNNNNNNNNNNNNNNNNNNNNNNNNNNNNNNNNNNNNNNNNNNNNNNNNNNNNNNNNNNNNNNNNNNNNNNNNNNNNNNNNNNNNNNNNNNNNNNNNNNNNNNNNNNNNNNNNNNNNNNNNNNNNNNNNNNNNNNNNNNNNNNNNNNNNNNNNNNNNNNNNNNNNNNNNNNNNNNNNNNNNNNNNNNNNNNNNNNNNNNNNNNNNNNNNNNNNNNNNNNNNNNNNNNNNNNNNNNNNNNNNNNNNNNNNNNNNNNNNNNNNNNNNNNNNNNNNNNNNNNNNNNNNNNNNNNNNNNNNNNNNNNNNNNNNNNNNNNNNNNNNNNNNNNNNNNNNNNNNNNNNNNNNNNNNNNNNNNNNNNNNNNNNNNNNNNNNNNNNNNNNNNNNNNNNNNNNNNNNNNNNNNNNNNNNNNNNNNNNNNNNNNNNNNNNNNNNNNNNNNNNNNNNNNNNNNNNNNNNNNNNNNNNNNNNNNNNNNNNNNNNNNNNNNNNNNNNNNNNNNNNNNNNNNNNNNNNNNNNNNNNNNNNNNNNNNNNNNNNNNNNNNNNNNNNNNNNNNNNNNNNNNNNNNNNNNNNNNNNNNNNNNNNNNNNNNNNNNNNNNNNNNNNNNNNNNNNNNNNNNNNNNNNNNNNNNNNNNNNNNNNNNNNNNNNNNNNNNNNNNNNNNNNNNNNNNNNNNNNNNNNNNNNNNNNNNNNNNNNNNNNNNNNNNNNNNNNNNNNNNNNNNNNNNNNNNNNNNNNNNNNNNNNNNNNNNNNNNNNNNNNNNNNNNNNNNNNNNNNNNNNNNNNNNNNNNNNNNNNNNNNNNNNNNNNNNNNNNNNNNNNNNNNNNNNNNNNNNNNNNNNNNNNNNNNNNNNNNNNNNNNNNNNNNNNNNNNNNNNNNNNNNNNNNNNNNNNNNNNNNNNNNNNNNNNNNNNNNNNNNNNNNNNNNNNNNNNNNNNNNNNNNNNNNNNNNNNNNNNNNNNNNNNNNNNNNNNNNNNNNNNNNNNNNNNNNNNNNNNNNNNNNNNNNNNNNNNNNNNNNNNNNNNNNNNNNNNNNNNNNNNNNNNNNNNNNNNNNNNNNNNNNNNNNNNNNNNNNNNNNNNNNNNNNNNNNNNNNNNNNNNNNNNNNNNNNNNNNNNNNNNNNNNNNNNNNNNNNNNNNNNNNNNNNNNNNNNNNNNNNNNNNNNNNNNNNNNNNNNNNNNNNNNNNNNNNNNNNNNNNNNNNNNNNNNNNNNNNNNNNNNNNNNNNNNNNNNNNNNNNNNNNNNNNNNNNNNNNNNNNNNNNNNNNNNNNNNNNNNNNNNNNNNNNNNNNNNNNNNNNNNNNNNNNNNNNNNNNNNNNNNNNNNNNNNNNNNNNNNNNNNNNNNNNNNNNNNNNNNNNNNNNNNNNNNNNNNNNNNNNNNNNNNNNNNNNNNNNNNNNNNNNNNNNNNNNNNNNNNNNNNNNNNNNNNNNNNNNNNNNNNNNNNNNNNNNNNNNNNNNNNNNNNNNNNNNNNNNNNNNNNNNNNNNNNNNNNNNNNNNNNNNNNNNNNNNNNNNNNNNNNNNNNNNNNNNNNNNNNNNNNNNNNNNNNNNNNNNNNNNNNNNNNNNNNNNNNNNNNNNNNNNNNNNNNNNNNNNNNNNNNNNNNNNNNNNNNNNNNNNNNNNNNNNNNNNNNNNNNNNNNNNNNNNNNNNNNNNNNNNNNNNNNNNNNNNNNNNNNNNNNNNNNNNNNNNNNNNNNNNNNNNNNNNNNNNNNNNNNNNNNNNNNNNNNNNNNNNNNNNNNNNNNNNNNNNNNNNNNNNNNNNNNNNNNNNNNNNNNNNNNNNNNNNNNNNNNNNNNNNNNNNNNNNNNNNNNNNNNNNNNNNNNNNNNNNNNNNNNNNNNNNNNNNNNNNNNNNNNNNNNNNNNNNNNNNNNNNNNNNNNNNNNNNNNNNNNNNNNNNNNNNNNNNNNNNNNNNNNNNNNNNNNNNNNNNNNNNNNNNNNNNNNNNNNNNNNNNNNNNNNNNNNNNNNNNNNNNNNNNNNNNNNNNNNNNNNNNNNNNNNNNNNNNNNNNNNNNNNNNNNNNNNNNNNNNNNNNNNNNNNNNNNNNNNNNNNNNNNNNNNNNNNNNNNNNNNNNNNNNNNNNNNNNNNNNNNNNNNNNNNNNNNNNNNNNNNNNNNNNNNNNNNNNNNNNNNNNNNNNNNNNNNNNNNNNNNNNNNNNNNNNNNNNNNNNNNNNNNNNNNNNNNNNNNNNNNNNNNNNNNNNNNNNNNNNNNNNNNNNNNNNNNNNNNNNNNNNNNNNNNNNNNNNNNNNNNNNNNNNNNNNNNNNNNNNNNNNNNNNNNNNNNNNNNNNNNNNNNNNNNNNNNNNNNNNNNNNNNNNNNNNNNNNNNNNNNNNNNNNNNNNNNNNNNNNNNNNNNNNNNNNNNNNNNNNNNNNNNNNNNNNNNNNNNNNNNNNNNNNNNNNNNNNNNNNNNNNNNNNNNNNNNNNNNNNNNNNNNNNNNNNNNNNNNNNNNNN from Poecilia reticulata strain Guanapo linkage group LG6, Guppy_female_1.0+MT, whole genome shotgun sequence includes these protein-coding regions:
- the LOC103465935 gene encoding uncharacterized protein LOC103465935 gives rise to the protein MESFQPTCNPGSDEVETFLSIIEDCNIQHQLDGATGNENVAERMTGSGYHRTSQQCWEKVEKLKSDYKNMKDDNGQGGSNQNPRQRFDLMDDIHGHRPASRGGEESVDSDTSLLEDICNGSLPRGAETETNAEDFPSFLSVPSSSSTSTSSDSPPSAGWTPLPSSQRRRSGKRRRRRGVSDVNEEEENRQQRERHHSSWMEILREEAAIRREELRQASHFYTACLGLLGDMVAILRERQDGQHSAVNVDNDTKENADX